From Candidatus Manganitrophus morganii, the proteins below share one genomic window:
- a CDS encoding glycosyltransferase family 4 protein: MVKYLSLSPEKITVTPLGVDDHFKPIVSHLLNETLSRYGLKPGSYVLYLGTLEPRKNITTLLRAYAVLSSRLRERYPLVLVGGMGWLMEGLDVEIEKLGIRSTTIKIGYVPREDLPSLYSGAVVFVYPSLYEGFGLPPLEAMASGTPVITSNVSSLPEVVGDAGVQLHPGDVNRLSEEIESFLDDDQRRSFFRQKGLERAKQFTWEKCAAMTLDVYDRMIRSR; this comes from the coding sequence ATGGTAAAGTATTTGAGCCTATCTCCCGAAAAAATCACAGTCACGCCCCTCGGGGTGGATGATCACTTTAAACCGATCGTTTCTCATCTTTTAAATGAGACCCTGTCTCGTTATGGATTGAAACCTGGCTCTTACGTTTTGTATCTCGGAACGCTGGAACCAAGAAAAAATATTACGACTCTGCTAAGAGCGTATGCTGTCCTTTCGAGCCGTTTGAGAGAGCGGTATCCTCTTGTGTTAGTCGGGGGAATGGGATGGTTGATGGAAGGGCTCGATGTCGAGATCGAAAAACTCGGCATTCGATCAACAACCATAAAAATAGGCTATGTTCCGAGAGAAGATCTTCCCTCCTTATATAGTGGCGCAGTCGTTTTCGTCTACCCCTCATTGTATGAAGGTTTTGGGCTCCCTCCCTTGGAGGCGATGGCATCCGGGACACCGGTGATTACCTCCAATGTCTCCTCTCTTCCGGAGGTCGTTGGGGACGCTGGCGTTCAACTCCATCCTGGAGATGTAAATCGATTGAGCGAAGAGATAGAGTCGTTCCTTGATGACGATCAGCGCAGGAGTTTTTTCAGGCAAAAGGGGTTAGAACGAGCAAAGCAGTTTACCTGGGAGAAGTGTGCTGCCATGACGTTGGATGTTTATGATCGGATGATTCGGAGCAGATAA
- a CDS encoding NAD-dependent 4,6-dehydratase LegB: MELKNKKVLVTGADGFIGSHLVEALLDRGCDVRAFVFYNSFNSWGWLDTLSAEKLKSLDVFSGDIRDPNGVSQAMKGYDVVFHLAALIAIPFSYHSPDSYVDTNIKGTLNVLQAARQQGTERVLVTSTSEVYGTAQYAPIDEKHPFQGQSPYSATKIGADRLAESFYRSFETPVVIVRPFNTYGPRQSARAVIPTVITQLLSGQIELRLGNLTPTRDFNYVKDTVQGFIALAGADAAIGQEINIATGEEHSIGDVAQILIADLNPEAKIVADEERLRPEASEVYRLMGDNTRITTLTSWRPGHDLKAGLRDTIRWFKQPDNLTRYKAWLYNI; the protein is encoded by the coding sequence ATGGAGCTCAAGAACAAAAAAGTACTGGTGACCGGGGCTGATGGATTCATCGGCAGCCATTTAGTGGAGGCGTTGCTGGATCGCGGCTGTGATGTCAGGGCATTTGTTTTTTATAACTCTTTCAATAGCTGGGGTTGGCTGGATACATTGTCAGCGGAGAAGTTAAAGTCTCTCGATGTTTTCTCCGGGGACATTCGCGATCCAAATGGCGTTTCGCAAGCGATGAAAGGGTACGACGTCGTCTTTCACCTGGCGGCCCTGATCGCTATACCCTTTTCGTATCATTCGCCCGATTCATACGTCGATACCAACATCAAGGGGACGCTGAATGTGCTGCAAGCGGCGCGTCAGCAAGGGACCGAGCGCGTCTTGGTAACTTCCACCTCCGAGGTTTACGGCACCGCACAATACGCTCCCATAGATGAAAAACACCCGTTCCAAGGCCAATCGCCATACAGCGCCACCAAGATCGGCGCCGACCGCTTGGCCGAGTCGTTCTATCGTTCCTTTGAAACGCCCGTTGTGATCGTCCGCCCGTTTAATACGTATGGACCCCGTCAGTCCGCAAGAGCGGTCATTCCGACCGTGATTACCCAATTGCTATCGGGACAAATCGAATTGCGGCTTGGAAATCTGACGCCCACCCGTGATTTCAACTATGTTAAGGATACGGTCCAAGGGTTCATCGCATTGGCCGGGGCGGACGCCGCAATCGGACAGGAAATCAATATCGCGACCGGTGAAGAGCATTCAATCGGCGATGTGGCGCAGATCTTGATTGCCGATCTGAACCCCGAAGCAAAAATTGTTGCCGACGAGGAGAGGCTCCGCCCGGAAGCCTCTGAAGTATACCGACTCATGGGCGATAACACCCGGATTACCACGCTTACCTCGTGGCGGCCGGGCCATGACCTGAAGGCGGGATTGAGAGACACCATTCGTTGGTTCAAACAACCCGACAATCTCACTCGTTATAAGGCTTGGCTGTACAACATTTAA
- a CDS encoding NAD-dependent epimerase/dehydratase family protein, translating to MKKALVTGGTGALGRAVIARMKKLGSYDIIAAGRQYRNDDPSGIRCDVRDPEQLSAAFDQAKPDLVLHLAATFSGDLPEAYSTNVAPAQHILDWVQRKGLKTRIILIGSAAEYGVVSPVENPIREDHVLAPVSVYGISKAWQTQLLGLYAYQGVEVVCARVFNLYGPGISDRLFVGRLQHQINEVVARKRSIIDVGPLSAIRDYLSTDEAATQLLTIAALGVSGRVYHVASGVPVTVRDILMRHLEAHGLDLSIVREAPSLSNRNGYDVPAIFADMTKTNQLETAGGGNA from the coding sequence ATGAAGAAAGCACTGGTGACCGGAGGCACGGGTGCGCTCGGTCGGGCTGTTATTGCCAGGATGAAAAAGTTAGGAAGCTATGACATTATTGCAGCAGGGAGGCAGTATCGAAACGATGATCCGTCCGGAATACGGTGCGACGTTCGCGACCCGGAACAGCTCTCAGCTGCTTTTGATCAAGCCAAACCGGACCTGGTACTCCATCTAGCGGCAACATTTTCCGGTGATCTTCCTGAAGCTTATTCAACCAATGTCGCCCCGGCGCAGCATATTCTGGATTGGGTGCAGCGCAAGGGTCTTAAGACCCGCATTATCTTAATCGGTTCTGCCGCTGAGTATGGCGTGGTTAGTCCGGTTGAAAATCCAATTCGGGAGGATCATGTATTAGCTCCTGTCTCGGTTTATGGGATCAGCAAGGCGTGGCAAACCCAGTTGCTGGGCCTTTATGCTTACCAAGGGGTGGAAGTGGTCTGTGCGCGCGTATTCAACTTATACGGACCGGGGATATCCGACAGGTTGTTCGTCGGGCGCCTACAGCATCAGATTAATGAAGTTGTGGCGAGAAAGAGGTCGATCATCGATGTCGGGCCTCTATCAGCCATCCGGGATTACCTCTCCACAGACGAAGCAGCAACTCAGTTGCTCACGATCGCTGCTCTTGGAGTATCCGGCAGGGTCTACCACGTAGCCAGCGGCGTTCCCGTCACCGTGCGGGACATCCTGATGCGTCATCTGGAGGCGCATGGTTTAGATCTTTCTATTGTGCGGGAGGCACCCAGTTTATCTAACCGCAACGGTTACGATGTGCCTGCAATTTTTGCCGACATGACAAAAACCAATCAATTGGAAACAGCAGGGGGGGGGAATGCCTAG
- a CDS encoding methyltransferase domain-containing protein, with the protein MPNRVDFDKYTGNYNQLLRESTGFFSKNDAYFAKYKVELMRSHISRPVKRILEYGCGIGRNIPFLREAFPKVEIIGTDLSRASLEIARRDQPDVAFFDEGDGTLSPGTFDLIFVAGVYHHIPISERGNVSNLLYQRLDSSGDLFIFEHNPYNPVTRRIVSNCPYDDDAILVLPRELRQYLKSTGFKYPRTEYCLFFPPSFTRLAWLEPRLGWFPFGGQYFVHVSK; encoded by the coding sequence GTGCCGAATCGCGTTGATTTTGACAAGTACACCGGTAATTACAATCAACTCTTGCGGGAGAGTACAGGATTCTTCTCCAAGAATGATGCATACTTTGCAAAATATAAAGTAGAGCTGATGAGATCCCACATTTCCAGACCGGTGAAAAGGATACTTGAATACGGTTGCGGGATTGGAAGAAATATCCCATTCTTAAGAGAAGCTTTCCCGAAGGTCGAGATCATTGGTACGGATCTTTCTCGCGCGAGTCTCGAGATCGCTCGCCGGGATCAACCAGATGTTGCGTTTTTTGACGAGGGGGATGGGACGTTGAGTCCCGGAACGTTTGATCTGATTTTTGTGGCCGGCGTCTATCACCATATCCCGATTAGTGAACGGGGGAATGTTTCTAATTTACTATATCAGCGCCTGGATTCGTCAGGGGATCTATTTATTTTCGAACATAACCCTTACAATCCGGTGACACGCCGGATTGTTTCAAATTGCCCATATGATGACGATGCCATTCTGGTGTTGCCGAGAGAATTGAGGCAATATCTAAAGTCAACGGGATTCAAATATCCGCGTACCGAGTACTGTTTGTTTTTCCCTCCAAGTTTTACAAGACTCGCTTGGTTGGAACCTAGACTTGGATGGTTCCCGTTCGGCGGCCAGTACTTCGTGCATGTTTCGAAGTGA
- a CDS encoding glycosyltransferase family 2 protein, whose product MPRLKLTIVTPVFNEEEVISHFYTRTRQVLDQLENVDSDIIFVVDRSTDKTLDILRGIVSMDSASKVIALSSRFGHQMSLLAGIENAAAADVIVMMDSDLQHPPELIPKLLAEFCAGADVVYTIRRDTDDIGFFRRTLGNLFYRLLGFLARVPINANAADFRLISRRVALSLTNDFQERNMFLRGVFSWIGFRQTSIEYVAERRFAGESKYSLSRMLQLAMAGILSFSTKPLYIGIFVGVGFAALALFFMLGTVISYFIDRSIPSGWTTIVTLLLLFSGVQLIVIGIMGAYIGGIYEEVKGRPRYIIEEVISRRAESR is encoded by the coding sequence ATGCCTAGACTGAAACTCACTATTGTCACCCCAGTCTTTAATGAAGAGGAAGTAATTTCTCACTTTTATACTCGTACCCGCCAGGTGCTGGACCAATTGGAAAACGTCGACTCGGATATCATTTTCGTGGTAGATCGATCCACCGACAAAACTCTTGATATCCTCAGGGGTATTGTTTCAATGGATTCTGCCTCAAAAGTCATTGCACTATCATCGCGGTTTGGCCATCAAATGTCGCTCCTTGCAGGAATCGAGAATGCTGCCGCTGCGGACGTGATCGTAATGATGGACAGCGACTTGCAACATCCGCCTGAATTGATTCCGAAGCTTCTCGCTGAGTTCTGTGCAGGCGCCGACGTGGTTTATACGATTCGGCGCGATACGGATGACATCGGTTTCTTCAGGCGAACGTTGGGAAACCTTTTTTACCGGCTGCTTGGGTTTCTCGCGCGCGTGCCGATCAATGCCAACGCTGCAGACTTTCGTCTTATCAGCCGCAGGGTTGCCCTTTCGCTCACAAACGATTTTCAGGAACGCAACATGTTCCTTCGGGGCGTCTTTTCATGGATCGGCTTCCGGCAAACGAGCATCGAATATGTTGCCGAACGCCGCTTTGCGGGCGAGTCGAAATACTCGCTCTCCAGGATGCTACAGTTGGCCATGGCCGGCATCCTATCGTTTAGCACAAAGCCTTTATACATTGGTATTTTTGTCGGGGTGGGTTTTGCCGCTCTGGCATTATTTTTCATGTTGGGTACCGTCATCAGCTACTTCATCGATCGGAGCATCCCGAGTGGCTGGACAACAATTGTCACTTTGTTACTTCTTTTCAGTGGCGTGCAACTTATCGTAATTGGAATCATGGGTGCTTACATTGGCGGCATATACGAGGAAGTTAAAGGGCGCCCTCGCTATATTATTGAGGAGGTGATTTCTCGCCGTGCCGAATCGCGTTGA
- a CDS encoding NTP transferase domain-containing protein, whose translation MRAIILAGGKGTRLRPYTALIPKPLVPLGGKYSILEIVIMQLARSGFTHVTLAVNHLSNLIMAYFGDGSRLGVKLDYSLEEGELSTIGPLTLVKDLPESFLVMNGDILCDLNYRSFFETHVRKGNQISVSAYHRQVKIDFGVLKYDQAGHLTEFQEKPKFDFDVSMGIYCMNRSVIDILPRGKPYGFDNLMVDGLAKGQKINIEPFSGYWLDIGRPDDYQYADENFLELADQLGIAL comes from the coding sequence ATGAGAGCGATCATCCTGGCTGGTGGAAAGGGAACCCGACTGCGCCCTTATACGGCACTTATTCCTAAGCCGCTTGTGCCATTGGGTGGAAAGTACTCCATTCTGGAAATTGTAATCATGCAGCTGGCCCGTTCGGGATTTACCCACGTTACGCTTGCCGTGAATCACCTGTCTAATCTGATTATGGCTTATTTTGGTGACGGATCACGTCTAGGCGTGAAGCTTGATTACTCGCTTGAAGAGGGCGAACTGAGCACGATCGGCCCACTAACCCTGGTGAAGGATCTGCCGGAGAGTTTCCTCGTAATGAATGGGGATATCTTGTGCGACCTTAATTACCGGTCATTTTTTGAAACGCACGTTCGGAAAGGAAATCAGATTTCCGTCTCTGCATATCATAGACAGGTTAAAATCGATTTCGGCGTATTGAAATACGATCAAGCGGGGCATTTGACCGAGTTTCAGGAGAAACCGAAATTTGATTTTGATGTCAGTATGGGGATCTATTGCATGAACCGCTCCGTGATTGATATTTTGCCGCGAGGGAAACCATATGGTTTTGATAATTTGATGGTCGATGGGTTGGCGAAAGGACAAAAAATCAACATTGAACCGTTCTCCGGATATTGGCTGGACATCGGTCGTCCTGATGACTATCAGTATGCTGATGAAAACTTTTTAGAGCTTGCCGATCAATTGGGAATTGCATTATGA
- a CDS encoding discoidin domain-containing protein codes for MIKHAAVEMSIAAVTALIALIKRNRSFALAIAMTAIFYLPALRNGSVDAGFLYGGDTLGWYLPALAKTQMLIHSFNFTAIDFSSYNGSSDFFLSPNFFAYHPFVVIYSLLAAPETTTRQDLGRFLVLMFAAHSFLACYFSLKLFTRFFSFEFGPAALIAAIFAFSLYMMNSLTQPSFLLCATIIPWAAYSALAYSEGPNLRRLVFACLPVVIGFMGGYMPLGVACLALSAGLVAAKLLVIDDSISLDERVRALFFAATPYLCASLIVSPYLYAVYKFHKETTSVNVVSLFYSAYQLAELPQTFLRLISSHFDVPGPSYEFSLAWGLIAITTAAIFILSPKTMTALTARDWKIFKVSAFVYFAAVLAIFGHYSVVSDLVYYLVPQVGKMHIYQRFLLPTYLLFAVMVALMLKALVQVRPPVALRVVLTILVVATLVAAYIVSRNPVLAKEMGLNNYLIFELLLACLFAFTLLIPDEAFVYGVAIVLFCLPPLDRMYDFSVGGSTFEEQRKRQGVILDEGEKARFVSYLKRFDDKEVIKYVDITPMWTKGGVETFPKVFPYYVLKDLRLSSYGGFTFYLSARADYMRRMPVMGEVAVSPDWEVIENSGADFVVARESDLGIGALGALFTNIKTDELYRLPNDAVVLPLHTRAVKVASSDSIIFDNGYFRAFPNGNEPNKLENIALGKPARQSSNGGGEARLAVDGNTNGDYNLGSVTHTGGESHSWLEIDLGAVEPIDSIRVWNRTDCCGFRLNNYWIFISEIPFLPSDTASELRTRPATWSKVNFTPNPKGTIKTGGVRGRYIRVQLSGTSTDQGFLSLAEVEVFRSAQVPVAASVPASVKLSDLKVREFATDHASYLRLDLESSSPTTVQYLFWHNPRLRYYLNGKRVKWVEQDGLRTLSVPAGRNLLEIRYRHWPLTGFWILYTIYGLIFLWALMPTEFRTGVWRKLRWPRSMESRPGEIS; via the coding sequence TTGATCAAACATGCAGCCGTTGAAATGTCAATCGCCGCAGTGACTGCGCTCATTGCGCTCATTAAGCGGAACAGAAGTTTTGCGCTTGCCATTGCAATGACGGCAATTTTTTACCTGCCAGCATTAAGGAACGGGTCGGTCGACGCTGGGTTTCTCTATGGGGGAGACACCCTCGGTTGGTATTTACCGGCATTGGCCAAAACACAGATGCTGATCCATTCATTTAATTTCACGGCGATCGACTTCTCCTCATATAACGGCAGTTCCGACTTTTTTCTGAGCCCCAACTTCTTCGCCTATCATCCATTTGTCGTGATCTACAGTTTGCTGGCGGCGCCGGAAACAACGACGCGGCAAGATCTCGGCCGCTTTTTGGTGTTGATGTTTGCGGCACATTCCTTTCTTGCGTGCTATTTTTCTTTAAAACTGTTCACCCGTTTCTTTTCTTTTGAATTCGGCCCCGCCGCACTGATTGCCGCCATATTCGCATTCAGCCTATACATGATGAATTCGCTTACACAACCATCGTTTCTCCTTTGTGCAACGATTATTCCCTGGGCCGCATACAGTGCTTTGGCCTATAGTGAGGGACCCAATCTCCGGCGGCTCGTATTCGCCTGTTTGCCTGTCGTGATCGGTTTTATGGGAGGGTATATGCCTCTCGGCGTTGCCTGTCTGGCTCTGTCGGCCGGTTTGGTCGCGGCGAAGCTACTTGTGATCGATGATTCAATCTCACTTGATGAACGGGTGCGTGCGTTATTTTTTGCCGCTACTCCCTATCTTTGCGCATCGCTGATCGTGTCGCCTTATTTATATGCAGTTTATAAATTTCATAAGGAAACAACGAGTGTTAATGTAGTATCGCTTTTTTATAGTGCGTATCAACTGGCGGAGCTGCCGCAAACTTTTCTGAGGCTCATTTCCTCTCATTTTGACGTTCCGGGACCGAGCTATGAGTTTTCTTTGGCCTGGGGTCTTATTGCCATCACGACCGCCGCTATTTTTATTCTCAGTCCCAAGACAATGACCGCGCTGACCGCGCGGGATTGGAAAATATTCAAAGTTTCCGCTTTCGTTTACTTTGCGGCTGTTTTGGCGATCTTCGGTCATTACAGCGTGGTTAGCGACTTGGTTTATTATCTGGTTCCCCAGGTGGGGAAGATGCATATTTATCAGCGCTTTTTGCTCCCCACGTATCTGCTATTTGCTGTGATGGTTGCCCTGATGCTTAAAGCGTTAGTCCAAGTGCGCCCTCCGGTTGCGTTAAGAGTTGTTCTGACCATCCTTGTGGTTGCCACCCTCGTGGCTGCATACATCGTGAGCCGTAATCCTGTCTTGGCGAAGGAAATGGGGCTGAACAACTATCTGATCTTTGAGCTGCTTCTGGCGTGTTTATTCGCTTTTACGCTTTTAATCCCCGACGAAGCGTTCGTCTACGGCGTCGCAATTGTGCTATTTTGTCTTCCCCCCCTCGACCGCATGTATGACTTCTCTGTCGGCGGAAGTACCTTCGAGGAACAACGGAAACGGCAAGGAGTTATTTTAGATGAAGGGGAGAAAGCGCGGTTCGTCTCATACCTCAAACGCTTTGACGACAAGGAGGTCATAAAGTATGTCGACATCACCCCCATGTGGACCAAAGGCGGGGTGGAGACATTTCCAAAGGTCTTCCCCTATTATGTATTGAAAGATCTGCGACTGTCGTCCTACGGCGGTTTTACCTTCTATCTTTCCGCCCGGGCCGACTACATGCGAAGAATGCCGGTTATGGGAGAGGTCGCCGTCAGCCCGGATTGGGAAGTCATAGAGAATTCGGGCGCCGATTTTGTCGTTGCGCGCGAGTCGGACCTTGGGATCGGCGCTTTAGGCGCTCTGTTTACAAATATAAAAACCGATGAATTGTACAGGCTCCCGAACGACGCCGTGGTCCTCCCTCTGCACACCCGGGCGGTAAAAGTGGCGTCATCTGACTCCATCATTTTCGACAACGGATATTTCAGGGCTTTTCCAAACGGAAATGAACCGAATAAGCTGGAAAATATCGCTCTGGGGAAACCTGCCAGGCAGAGTAGCAATGGCGGAGGGGAGGCAAGGCTGGCGGTCGACGGTAATACGAATGGGGACTATAACCTCGGCTCGGTTACCCATACCGGAGGTGAATCTCATTCCTGGCTTGAAATCGACTTAGGCGCTGTCGAGCCAATCGACAGCATACGAGTTTGGAATAGAACCGATTGTTGCGGATTTCGGCTCAACAATTACTGGATATTTATTTCGGAAATCCCCTTTTTACCGAGCGATACAGCCTCCGAACTGCGGACGAGGCCAGCAACCTGGAGCAAAGTGAATTTTACCCCCAATCCTAAGGGCACGATAAAGACAGGGGGAGTGCGCGGCAGATATATTCGCGTTCAACTGAGTGGGACGTCTACCGACCAAGGCTTCCTGAGCCTTGCGGAGGTGGAGGTTTTTCGTTCTGCTCAGGTGCCGGTCGCGGCTTCTGTGCCCGCTTCCGTAAAACTATCCGACTTGAAAGTGAGGGAATTTGCAACCGATCATGCGAGCTATCTACGCCTCGACCTCGAATCATCCTCGCCGACCACTGTACAGTACCTGTTTTGGCATAATCCAAGACTCAGATATTATCTAAACGGAAAACGGGTGAAATGGGTCGAGCAGGATGGATTACGCACCCTTTCAGTCCCCGCCGGACGCAATCTGCTTGAGATCAGATACCGGCACTGGCCCTTGACTGGATTCTGGATTCTTTATACCATATACGGGCTGATTTTCCTGTGGGCCTTAATGCCGACTGAATTCCGGACCGGCGTCTGGCGAAAGTTACGGTGGCCTCGGTCAATGGAAAGTCGGCCGGGAGAAATAAGCTGA
- a CDS encoding glycosyltransferase: MKIAIIHDYLNQYGGAERVVEAMHEVFPDAPIYTSIFLPAKLPPVFSRMDIRPSFMQRLPSLDRHFKKYLLLYPIAIENFDLNGYDVILSSSSAFAKGASVPQGTCHICYCYTPMRFVWETESYLAQEEFNRFYKMILPLALWRLRNWDLKTIDRVHHYIGISRHICRKIGRLYSRQADLIYPPVDLSRFSISEKQDDYFLVVSRLNTYKRIDLVINAFNRLSLPLVVIGTGPYEEKLKKMAKKNIVFLGRISDEELAQYLGNCRAFIFPGEEDFGIAPVEAMASGRPVIAYGRGGALETVVDGLTGTFFKRQTTEDLIDAIHLFEKMSFDPQNIRRHAEQFDKEVFKEKIKSYVDEKFQTFR; the protein is encoded by the coding sequence ATGAAAATAGCCATCATCCATGATTATCTCAATCAATACGGCGGGGCGGAAAGGGTGGTTGAGGCGATGCACGAGGTGTTTCCAGATGCACCGATTTATACATCAATTTTTCTTCCCGCGAAGCTCCCTCCGGTCTTCTCACGGATGGACATCCGCCCCTCCTTTATGCAGCGTCTTCCATCTCTCGACCGGCACTTCAAGAAATATCTGCTCCTATACCCGATTGCAATAGAAAATTTTGACCTGAATGGATATGATGTCATTCTCAGTAGCAGCAGCGCCTTTGCGAAAGGGGCTTCCGTGCCGCAAGGGACTTGTCATATCTGTTATTGTTATACACCGATGCGATTTGTCTGGGAGACGGAATCGTACCTTGCCCAAGAAGAGTTTAATCGATTTTATAAAATGATTTTGCCTTTGGCGCTTTGGCGCTTGAGAAACTGGGATCTCAAAACCATTGACCGTGTCCATCACTATATCGGGATCTCTCGCCATATTTGCCGGAAAATAGGAAGGCTCTATTCCCGCCAAGCCGATCTAATCTATCCTCCCGTTGATTTATCCCGATTCTCTATTTCAGAAAAGCAGGACGACTATTTTTTGGTTGTTTCGCGATTGAATACATACAAACGGATCGATCTCGTCATCAATGCCTTCAATCGGCTATCTCTGCCATTGGTCGTTATTGGCACGGGTCCGTATGAGGAAAAACTCAAAAAAATGGCAAAAAAGAATATTGTTTTCCTCGGCCGGATTTCGGATGAAGAATTAGCCCAATATCTAGGGAATTGCAGGGCTTTTATATTCCCTGGAGAGGAAGATTTCGGAATTGCCCCTGTCGAAGCGATGGCCTCCGGACGGCCCGTGATTGCCTATGGACGGGGAGGGGCATTGGAAACGGTCGTAGACGGACTGACAGGGACCTTTTTTAAGAGGCAAACCACCGAAGATCTGATCGATGCGATTCATCTTTTTGAGAAGATGTCGTTTGACCCTCAGAACATCCGGCGGCACGCAGAACAGTTTGATAAAGAAGTGTTCAAAGAAAAAATAAAAAGTTATGTGGACGAAAAGTTTCAAACATTCCGTTGA
- a CDS encoding sugar transferase: protein MLRQKAKLISLWVYLTDVALLIGAFFLSFLLRDSYFSEPYGRLLSFDRYLWLVYVIVPLWSSLFYYIGFYESQRTKTFWREVWNLVKVSSLGTLLLMAIVFAAKADYISRLFIISFGSLSFIFIFLERLTLRTFIRAARKRGYNYRNILIVGTGRRAREVAEIIGKNKHWGLRLIGFVSDNQEIKIEKVGKAPVLGHVADLPSMLQRVVVDELIFAVSRKRLEELEEIFLLCEEQGIRTRVAVNFFPHMIAKVHLEDLHGVPLLTFTTTPHDEVLLAAKRVFDLIIASVVLLALLPLSLLIALMIKLTSAGPVLFRQNRIGLNGRHFILYKFRSMLENAEGMRNDVEHLNEMKGPAFKILKDPRTTWVGRLLRRTSLDEFPQLYNVLRGDMSIVGPRPPLPEEVAKYERWQRRRLSMKPGLTCLWQVNGRNKITDFKKWMELDLHYIDNWSLKLDLKIFIKTIFVVLAGRGAS from the coding sequence ATGTTAAGGCAGAAAGCAAAACTTATCTCACTCTGGGTTTACCTGACAGATGTCGCGTTACTGATCGGGGCGTTCTTTCTTTCATTTCTCCTTAGGGATTCCTATTTTTCAGAACCTTACGGGAGACTCCTCTCCTTTGATCGGTATCTGTGGCTCGTCTATGTAATCGTTCCCCTTTGGTCGTCCCTTTTTTACTATATCGGCTTTTATGAATCCCAAAGGACGAAAACCTTCTGGCGGGAAGTCTGGAACCTGGTCAAGGTTTCCTCCTTGGGAACGCTCCTTCTCATGGCGATTGTCTTTGCCGCCAAAGCCGACTATATCAGCCGTCTTTTCATCATCTCATTTGGATCTCTGAGTTTTATTTTCATTTTTCTAGAGAGGTTGACACTTCGAACCTTTATCCGTGCCGCCAGAAAACGAGGTTATAACTATCGAAATATCTTGATCGTCGGGACGGGAAGACGGGCCAGAGAGGTGGCCGAAATCATCGGGAAAAACAAACACTGGGGATTAAGGCTGATCGGTTTTGTTTCGGATAATCAGGAAATAAAGATCGAGAAAGTCGGAAAAGCCCCAGTTCTCGGGCATGTTGCAGATCTTCCATCGATGCTTCAGAGAGTTGTTGTTGATGAATTAATCTTTGCCGTTTCTCGGAAAAGACTGGAAGAACTCGAAGAAATCTTCCTCCTCTGCGAAGAGCAGGGAATTCGGACCCGCGTGGCGGTCAACTTTTTCCCTCATATGATCGCGAAAGTTCACCTCGAAGATCTTCACGGAGTGCCGTTATTGACTTTCACGACCACCCCGCATGACGAAGTGCTCTTGGCGGCGAAGCGGGTCTTTGATCTCATCATCGCTTCCGTTGTACTGCTCGCACTTCTTCCCCTCTCATTGCTTATCGCTTTGATGATCAAATTGACATCGGCCGGCCCGGTTCTTTTCCGACAGAACCGGATTGGTTTGAATGGGAGGCATTTTATCCTCTACAAATTCCGGTCCATGCTGGAGAATGCAGAGGGGATGAGAAATGACGTTGAGCATCTGAACGAGATGAAGGGGCCTGCATTTAAGATTCTCAAAGACCCCCGCACCACCTGGGTCGGCCGCCTTCTCCGCAGAACCAGCCTCGACGAATTCCCACAGCTCTACAACGTCCTTCGCGGCGACATGAGCATCGTCGGCCCGCGCCCTCCCTTGCCTGAAGAAGTTGCGAAATACGAGCGGTGGCAGCGGCGGCGGCTCTCCATGAAGCCGGGGTTGACCTGCCTTTGGCAGGTCAATGGCCGTAACAAGATTACCGATTTCAAAAAATGGATGGAGCTCGACCTCCACTACATCGACAACTGGTCTTTAAAGCTCGACCTGAAAATTTTCATCAAAACCATCTTCGTCGTCTTGGCCGGCCGCGGAGCCTCGTAG